The following coding sequences lie in one Desulfobacterales bacterium genomic window:
- a CDS encoding (Fe-S)-binding protein yields the protein MSYNQNVTLFIQCLVDTHYPQVAEAMVRVLRRLGISVTCPPDQTCCGQPAFNSGYRRQARIAARHFIDVFEDADVIVCPSGSCVNMVRHHFAELFQNDAAWLQRAQHIARHTYEFSEYLVDVLGVDNLGATFDGRVTYHDSCHLLRGIGVKQQPRMLLKHVSGLDFIEMRDSDYCCGFGGTFSVKYPDISDAMVSDKVKHIMDTKADAVVGCDMGCLMNIQGKLSRLGSSIKVMHIAQILDR from the coding sequence ATGAGCTACAACCAGAATGTTACATTATTCATTCAGTGCCTGGTGGACACCCATTATCCGCAGGTGGCCGAAGCCATGGTGCGCGTGCTGCGGCGACTTGGGATTTCCGTGACCTGTCCCCCAGATCAAACCTGTTGCGGGCAGCCGGCGTTTAATTCCGGGTACCGCCGCCAGGCTCGGATTGCTGCGCGACATTTCATTGACGTATTTGAAGATGCAGATGTCATCGTCTGTCCATCGGGCTCATGCGTCAACATGGTGCGGCACCATTTTGCGGAGCTGTTTCAAAACGATGCCGCCTGGTTGCAGCGTGCTCAACATATTGCCCGACACACCTATGAATTTAGTGAATATCTGGTGGATGTCCTCGGGGTTGATAACCTGGGGGCAACGTTTGATGGCCGGGTTACTTACCATGACTCCTGTCATTTACTGCGGGGCATTGGTGTCAAGCAGCAGCCCCGCATGCTATTGAAGCATGTTTCTGGTCTGGACTTTATTGAAATGCGGGATTCGGACTATTGTTGCGGATTTGGCGGCACCTTTTCCGTTAAGTATCCGGACATTTCAGACGCCATGGTCAGCGATAAGGTGAAACACATAATGGATACCAAAGCCGATGCCGTGGTCGGTTGTGATATGGGTTGCCTGATGAACATTCAAGGCAAGCTCAGCCGTCTGGGCTCTTCCATAAAAGTGATGCACATTGCTCAGATCTTAGATCGCTAA
- a CDS encoding LutB/LldF family L-lactate oxidation iron-sulfur protein codes for MSKITTEHYVAEAKRAIKNPILQKALADLQNRFGRGTAECYRRLPEGPDLRLRAHEIRMKTIENLDVVLETLAANIRKNGGHVYFAKDRQAAVDYCLKVARQHQVRRVVKGKSMVSEEIGLNDALIDAGIEVSETDLGEYIIQLAAETPSHIIAPAIHKTRHDVGSLFADHLDIPYEDDPPKLTWIARKALRQKFLAADMGTSGCNIACGETGHITTVSNEGNIRMSTTLPKIHMAFMGMERVAASLEDHDILLRLLCRGAAAQNMATYVSYIGGPRTADQADGPQEFHLVILDNGRSRILADPEFREMLCCIRCAACLNVCPVYAKIGGHSYGYAYTGPVGAVVTPLLVGINRAKDLCLGETLCGACQEACAVNIDLPRMLLALRTKLAEGDPDWGVTPADRKENLIWQMWSWIIRKRSVYDLALRLAAAGQKLMPQRGGMIRRLPPPFSGWTQGRDLKPLAKESFRRRWKNGL; via the coding sequence ATGAGCAAAATAACAACTGAACATTACGTGGCTGAGGCCAAAAGGGCCATAAAGAACCCGATCCTGCAAAAGGCGCTGGCGGACTTACAGAACCGCTTTGGCCGCGGCACAGCCGAATGCTACCGCCGTCTTCCGGAGGGGCCGGATCTGCGTTTAAGAGCCCATGAGATCCGGATGAAAACTATTGAAAACCTGGACGTTGTTCTGGAAACCCTGGCGGCCAACATCCGCAAAAACGGTGGCCATGTGTATTTTGCAAAAGACCGCCAGGCGGCAGTGGACTATTGCCTGAAGGTCGCCCGGCAGCATCAGGTCAGGCGGGTGGTCAAAGGCAAATCCATGGTAAGCGAGGAAATCGGTCTAAACGATGCCTTGATCGATGCCGGCATTGAGGTGTCTGAAACGGATCTGGGCGAATACATCATCCAACTGGCCGCTGAGACGCCATCACACATTATTGCACCGGCCATTCACAAAACCCGCCATGATGTCGGCAGCCTTTTTGCCGATCATCTTGATATCCCGTACGAGGATGATCCACCGAAATTAACCTGGATTGCCCGCAAGGCACTACGGCAAAAATTTTTGGCGGCGGATATGGGCACCTCAGGCTGCAATATTGCATGTGGCGAAACCGGACACATCACCACCGTTTCAAACGAAGGCAATATCCGTATGTCAACTACCCTGCCGAAAATCCACATGGCTTTCATGGGAATGGAGCGGGTTGCCGCCAGCTTGGAAGATCACGATATCCTTTTAAGGTTGCTGTGTCGGGGAGCGGCAGCACAGAATATGGCCACTTATGTCAGCTACATCGGCGGGCCCCGTACAGCGGATCAGGCCGACGGGCCCCAGGAGTTTCACTTGGTTATTTTGGACAATGGGCGCAGCCGGATTCTGGCCGATCCCGAATTTCGCGAGATGCTGTGTTGCATCCGGTGCGCGGCCTGTCTGAATGTGTGCCCTGTCTATGCCAAAATCGGCGGACATTCATATGGCTATGCGTATACCGGACCGGTGGGCGCGGTGGTCACCCCCCTGCTGGTGGGCATTAACCGCGCCAAGGACCTGTGTCTGGGTGAGACCCTCTGCGGCGCCTGTCAGGAAGCCTGTGCCGTCAATATTGATCTGCCGCGCATGTTGCTGGCCCTGAGAACAAAGCTGGCTGAAGGCGATCCGGACTGGGGGGTGACACCGGCTGATCGCAAGGAAAACCTGATATGGCAGATGTGGTCCTGGATCATACGCAAACGATCTGTATACGATCTTGCCCTGCGATTGGCAGCTGCAGGGCAAAAACTGATGCCGCAACGGGGTGGCATGATACGGCGTCTGCCGCCGCCGTTCAGTGGTTGGACGCAGGGGCGCGATTTAAAGCCGTTGGCCAAGGAAAGCTTTAGAAGACGCTGGAAAAATGGCCTTTAG
- a CDS encoding lactate utilization protein: protein MKYLEQEQFLNTIKKALGIPQADTRSEADLFGGEISAESRAILERIQNRGAAERKKLLDTLLAAASPINLKVIPCDDISTVADSIATLVREKDPEWGNTKSVVAWAHPLVESMNLPAVLGEQNVPVFVTESRKTTDKDIRQQVIDAYIGVTSADFCMADTATLVLRTRPGQARTVSLVPAIHIAVIKLDQMIADLKELYALLKWDPHEHQEGLTNCLTFISGPSKTADIEATMVHGAHGPREVHLYVITSQD from the coding sequence ATGAAATATCTAGAGCAAGAACAATTTTTAAATACCATCAAAAAGGCTTTGGGAATACCACAGGCTGATACGCGCAGCGAGGCTGATTTGTTCGGTGGTGAGATATCCGCTGAAAGCCGGGCGATATTGGAGCGCATCCAAAACCGCGGTGCTGCTGAGCGGAAAAAACTGCTCGATACCCTTCTGGCAGCCGCCTCGCCCATCAACTTGAAGGTGATTCCCTGTGATGACATCAGCACCGTAGCCGATTCCATTGCGACATTGGTCAGGGAAAAAGATCCCGAATGGGGGAACACAAAAAGTGTTGTGGCTTGGGCTCACCCCCTGGTTGAAAGTATGAATCTGCCGGCTGTTTTGGGCGAACAAAATGTACCGGTATTTGTCACCGAGTCAAGAAAAACGACGGATAAAGACATCCGGCAACAGGTTATCGACGCTTATATTGGCGTTACATCGGCTGATTTTTGTATGGCCGACACCGCCACGCTGGTGCTGCGAACCCGGCCCGGCCAGGCGCGCACCGTATCACTGGTGCCAGCCATTCATATTGCCGTCATCAAACTCGATCAGATGATTGCCGACCTCAAAGAGCTTTACGCCCTGCTTAAATGGGACCCGCATGAACACCAGGAAGGCCTGACCAATTGTTTGACATTCATATCCGGCCCCAGCAAAACTGCTGATATCGAAGCCACCATGGTACACGGCGCTCATGGTCCCCGTGAAGTCCATCTGTATGTAATCACATCCCAGGATTGA
- a CDS encoding cbb3-type cytochrome c oxidase subunit I gives MSIKTLKWAAILCFIVAMAVLLGGGVAMKKDLPPYPGKVVDSSGKLLFEKSDIIAGQDVYQRFGLMDHGAVWGHGSQRGPEFSAASLNIIVEAVGDYLAMAEHGKSYNQLDDLQKDIIDVKIKAELKPNRYDAASDTLKLTDAQIQGLERVIKHWEKTFKDGEVRYGFLPNTIPEQQQRLQASRFFFWTAWVASTLRPGEDYSYTNNWPPDTRVGNVPSTDAFFYSIAGVLALLVVLALFVYWIHRYGLWYGEAKGTALAEKLIEMPLTRSQFQAAKFFVVVILLFLLQTSFGGLLAHYTIHPGSFFVDFVADLISYSWAKTWHLQLMVFWIATTWLASAIYLAPIIGGKEPNKQSLLVKLLFVAVLLVAVGSLTGEVLGIKGYLGDLWFWLGHQGWEFLELGRLWQILLLVGLVFWLLIVYRAVGGHLKKHKDEFSALIWFYVFSAVFVVAFYAFGLFYGQGSHLTMADYWRWFVVHLWVESIFEFFGIAVIALLMVAMGLATAQAALRVAYFTAALTFLSGIIGTAHHYYWYGGAAFWVGWGAIFSSMEPVPLLALVVRGLMEYREIRKQGRQFSYKWPMYFLVAASFWNFLGAGIFGFLINLPIINFYEHGTYLTMHHGHTAMFGTYGMLSVALLLFSWRGLVDKAHWKDGILKLSFWGLNGGLFLLAFVTLMPIGAMQAWIAFKDGYWVARSADFFEKGAVVWLGTFRALPDTIIIVLGVLPLAYFLITTYPHLKAAEIKDDESVWERLGIEL, from the coding sequence ATGTCAATTAAAACATTAAAATGGGCAGCAATCCTGTGTTTTATTGTCGCCATGGCGGTTCTTCTGGGCGGCGGGGTTGCCATGAAAAAGGATCTGCCGCCTTATCCGGGGAAAGTCGTTGACAGCAGCGGCAAATTGCTATTTGAGAAGTCGGATATCATTGCCGGACAGGACGTCTATCAACGGTTTGGCCTGATGGATCATGGAGCAGTTTGGGGGCACGGCTCCCAGCGGGGTCCGGAGTTTTCAGCTGCATCTTTAAATATCATCGTCGAGGCTGTGGGCGATTATTTGGCAATGGCTGAGCATGGCAAATCCTATAACCAGCTAGATGACCTGCAAAAAGACATCATCGATGTTAAAATCAAGGCTGAGCTAAAGCCCAACCGCTATGACGCCGCCAGTGACACGCTCAAGCTCACCGATGCCCAGATTCAGGGCCTGGAGCGTGTGATTAAACACTGGGAAAAAACCTTTAAGGATGGCGAGGTCCGTTATGGTTTTCTTCCCAACACCATTCCTGAGCAGCAGCAGCGACTGCAGGCATCCCGCTTTTTCTTCTGGACGGCCTGGGTGGCCTCAACCCTTCGGCCGGGAGAAGATTATTCCTATACCAATAATTGGCCGCCGGATACCCGGGTGGGTAATGTCCCCAGCACCGACGCCTTTTTCTATTCCATCGCCGGCGTTTTGGCGCTGTTAGTGGTTCTGGCGTTGTTTGTCTATTGGATCCATCGATACGGCTTATGGTATGGAGAGGCCAAAGGGACGGCCCTGGCTGAAAAATTGATCGAAATGCCTTTGACCCGCAGTCAGTTTCAGGCTGCCAAGTTTTTTGTGGTGGTGATTCTGCTATTTCTGCTGCAGACAAGCTTCGGTGGATTGCTGGCGCATTACACCATTCATCCGGGCAGTTTTTTTGTAGACTTTGTAGCCGACCTGATTTCTTATAGCTGGGCCAAAACCTGGCATTTACAGCTGATGGTTTTCTGGATTGCCACCACCTGGCTGGCGTCAGCCATTTATCTGGCACCTATTATTGGTGGTAAAGAGCCCAACAAGCAGAGCTTGCTGGTTAAGCTGCTGTTCGTTGCCGTTTTACTGGTTGCGGTGGGCAGTCTGACCGGTGAGGTCCTGGGCATCAAGGGATACCTGGGCGATCTGTGGTTCTGGCTGGGTCACCAGGGCTGGGAATTCTTAGAGCTAGGCCGACTCTGGCAGATCCTGCTGTTGGTGGGTTTGGTTTTCTGGCTGCTGATTGTCTACCGCGCCGTTGGTGGGCATCTGAAGAAGCACAAGGATGAATTCAGTGCTCTGATCTGGTTTTACGTGTTCAGTGCCGTGTTTGTGGTTGCTTTTTATGCTTTCGGGCTCTTTTACGGCCAGGGTTCTCACCTGACGATGGCGGACTATTGGCGCTGGTTTGTGGTGCACCTCTGGGTGGAAAGCATCTTTGAGTTCTTCGGTATTGCCGTCATCGCGCTGCTGATGGTGGCCATGGGACTGGCAACAGCCCAGGCGGCTTTAAGGGTGGCCTATTTTACCGCCGCCCTAACTTTTCTCAGTGGCATCATCGGAACTGCCCATCACTACTACTGGTATGGCGGTGCGGCATTCTGGGTCGGCTGGGGGGCCATATTCTCATCAATGGAGCCTGTGCCGCTGTTGGCGCTGGTGGTAAGAGGCCTCATGGAATACCGTGAGATCCGCAAGCAAGGCAGGCAGTTCTCCTACAAGTGGCCCATGTATTTCCTGGTGGCTGCTTCTTTCTGGAACTTTCTGGGTGCCGGTATTTTCGGCTTTTTGATCAATCTGCCGATCATTAACTTCTATGAGCACGGCACCTACCTGACTATGCACCACGGCCATACGGCCATGTTCGGGACCTACGGCATGCTTTCTGTTGCCCTGTTGTTGTTCTCATGGCGTGGCCTGGTGGACAAGGCTCACTGGAAAGACGGCATCCTGAAGCTCTCTTTCTGGGGGCTTAACGGCGGGTTGTTTTTGCTGGCATTTGTCACCCTGATGCCGATTGGCGCCATGCAGGCCTGGATCGCTTTTAAAGACGGTTATTGGGTGGCGCGCAGCGCGGATTTTTTCGAAAAGGGCGCTGTCGTTTGGCTGGGGACTTTTCGTGCGCTCCCTGACACCATCATCATCGTGCTGGGGGTCCTGCCGCTGGCATATTTTCTGATCACCACCTATCCGCATTTGAAAGCCGCGGAAATCAAAGACGATGAGTCGGTCTGGGAACGGCTGGGAATTGAATTGTAA
- a CDS encoding DUF389 domain-containing protein, producing the protein MSTMAVVTQAKSAAAVIRWAARFAEMRNDALTVLCCEFGQQVMPATAVNLKQPEPAGEFVQAVAAAIGEIRDIEVELFWMRQPKPARAIVQQIQKKNIKFLCAGMDTGLPKDSPVNRLALRLLRFAPCQMFVLDPGDADGTRFHNILLPMGSKLKPFTMQTAVSLAEKLDCTVMPMEVGSYFGSDSKEVAQRSLISKLQEAGIKESTAIKPILVLSGEKWKSAVNRSRGSDLVLTGAAAISEVRKFRQEEKRHSDPESPKVPIGMVRRWNVEAGSSWINMIEIRIFSWLPSLEAVDRVDLFDRLQAGARWNVDYILMMCLSTAIASLGLMQNSTAVVIGAMVVAPLMTPLIGAGLSLVQGNLVFFRDAMRAMGYGIVAGLTISSILGFIVPLEELTPELLARGAPTIIDLVVAFLSGAAAAYALARPSLLGALAGVAIAAALVPPLATVGIAFAEFRWDIVEGAAILFVTNLVAIILGAASVYRLLGIQGSRLGIRLPLWVRRTVMLLVLLSVALTAPLGYKLADQLLEGQTRPYTLPVSKTVWTAIRDRVHLEPGVTFLSASRFGMEHDTDIVILLTASKPVSADFISDLKRVTNEAHDENLNIGVYVVQEAGIKRTKF; encoded by the coding sequence ATGAGCACTATGGCAGTCGTCACCCAGGCAAAATCCGCTGCAGCAGTGATCCGTTGGGCCGCGCGCTTCGCAGAAATGCGCAATGATGCCCTCACTGTTCTTTGCTGTGAGTTCGGTCAGCAGGTTATGCCTGCAACAGCGGTTAATTTAAAGCAGCCAGAGCCCGCAGGCGAATTTGTACAAGCTGTGGCTGCGGCCATTGGTGAAATCCGAGATATTGAAGTTGAGCTATTTTGGATGCGCCAACCTAAACCGGCCAGAGCCATTGTTCAGCAGATTCAGAAAAAGAACATCAAATTTCTGTGTGCCGGTATGGATACCGGCCTGCCGAAAGACTCGCCTGTAAATCGGCTGGCCCTGCGATTACTGCGTTTTGCGCCCTGCCAGATGTTCGTGCTGGATCCGGGGGATGCAGACGGCACACGCTTTCATAATATCCTGTTGCCGATGGGCTCGAAACTGAAACCATTTACCATGCAAACTGCCGTCAGTCTGGCGGAGAAATTGGATTGCACGGTCATGCCGATGGAGGTGGGTTCCTATTTTGGCAGCGACTCAAAGGAGGTTGCCCAGCGCTCGTTGATATCAAAGCTTCAGGAGGCCGGTATCAAGGAATCTACGGCGATTAAGCCCATCCTGGTGCTCAGCGGTGAAAAGTGGAAGAGCGCGGTTAACCGAAGTCGAGGCAGCGATCTGGTGCTGACCGGAGCAGCCGCCATTAGCGAAGTTCGCAAATTTCGCCAGGAAGAAAAACGCCACAGTGATCCCGAAAGTCCAAAAGTACCGATCGGAATGGTGCGCCGCTGGAATGTGGAGGCCGGGTCATCCTGGATCAATATGATTGAAATCCGGATTTTCAGCTGGCTGCCGTCCCTGGAAGCCGTGGATCGGGTTGATCTTTTTGATCGCCTGCAAGCCGGTGCACGCTGGAATGTGGATTATATATTGATGATGTGTCTGTCCACCGCCATCGCCTCACTGGGCTTAATGCAAAATTCAACAGCCGTGGTCATCGGCGCCATGGTGGTCGCCCCGCTGATGACACCGCTGATTGGCGCCGGGCTTTCGCTGGTGCAGGGCAATCTTGTATTTTTTCGGGATGCCATGCGGGCCATGGGATATGGCATTGTAGCCGGCTTAACGATCTCGAGTATTCTGGGCTTTATCGTTCCGCTGGAAGAACTCACCCCGGAGCTATTGGCTCGCGGTGCTCCGACGATTATCGATCTGGTGGTGGCATTCCTTTCCGGGGCAGCGGCTGCTTATGCCCTTGCCAGACCCTCTTTGCTCGGTGCACTTGCCGGGGTCGCCATTGCTGCAGCGCTGGTCCCTCCCCTGGCGACGGTGGGCATCGCTTTTGCCGAATTTAGATGGGACATTGTTGAAGGCGCCGCTATTTTGTTTGTCACCAACCTGGTGGCCATCATTTTAGGCGCCGCCAGCGTCTATCGCCTGCTGGGCATCCAGGGCTCGCGTTTGGGTATACGGCTGCCCCTGTGGGTGCGTCGCACGGTTATGCTGCTGGTTTTGCTGTCGGTGGCCTTAACAGCACCACTGGGATATAAGCTGGCAGACCAGCTGCTTGAGGGTCAAACCCGTCCGTACACCTTGCCCGTCAGCAAAACGGTCTGGACAGCTATCCGGGATCGGGTTCATCTGGAGCCGGGGGTGACGTTTTTGTCGGCCAGCCGTTTCGGTATGGAACATGATACGGATATCGTCATTCTGCTGACGGCTTCAAAACCGGTCTCCGCCGACTTTATCTCCGACTTGAAACGAGTGACCAATGAAGCGCACGATGAAAACTTAAATATCGGTGTTTATGTCGTCCAGGAGGCCGGGATCAAACGTACTAAATTCTGA
- a CDS encoding adenylate/guanylate cyclase domain-containing protein translates to MRREEVVDLRSGDRSKRKLQRGHFFRVAGPIGFVVIMLAALLAIVAYSYFSNRREALALSNEVLGAIERRIAGELEAFLKPIEDTVQLTATFLNNSSFDIKDRDQLEPLAFGILNNLSQITNFIVADTQGNFLMVARQPDKSLHTKIIERATGSARTTWIRRDPAGNMLEEETSVDDSYDPRNRPWFKGAVNRQEPYWTDFYIFYTSQTHGITISLPVMSKNDERLGVIGLDIELKAVSAFLETLKIGENGEAIIVDEEGYIVAHPEIDKMVKKEGNVFKPIRVEELGDTILNRAFSRFRIEGHGHRDLVVDNRRYLSSAFLMPQKTGLDLSVFIFVPEEDFVGFVARNNRNILLMSVGIIILAAILAALLVYQALRAEIIAQRVLDRQHELAAQSRAFSELSSRAAVFGTGDSDSFQELTEIVANAINLRRTSLWRFDDNAQNLKCIDSYDSESNGHTQGTVLSQDEFSELFDVLQHGSSISTGDAEADSRLTALFQAYLQPLGCRSLLAVPIRYQDWTAGALWFEQERMHRGWPDEDVSFAYAIANMLALRFSTDRKSMHEADSRKDRATSIKASTAPGPKTPTVENDTRSDRQPEIADLLGEQTISVSEDEKDRVSSFLDRLAAGGIDAQKTAADIFADTTVLALRFSDPITLAGHSAGDESTTIVDLLVAYLEEAAASDAIDYVKIMGEEIICAAGIDNDSNNHAGRIADLALYLQDRYSSLFASLNIPMEFRIGIDTGTAMGSSVGRKQKTYNIWGESVRFASKMAESGIAGGIQVSQTTYQRLQSRYLFQMRGRYYLPHVGESSTYLLTGHI, encoded by the coding sequence TTGCGAAGAGAAGAAGTGGTTGATCTTAGATCTGGTGATCGCAGCAAGCGAAAATTGCAGCGGGGTCACTTCTTTCGAGTGGCCGGCCCGATCGGTTTTGTGGTCATCATGCTGGCGGCCTTGCTGGCGATTGTCGCATACTCCTATTTCAGTAACCGCCGGGAAGCGCTGGCGCTGTCGAATGAAGTGCTGGGAGCGATTGAAAGACGCATCGCCGGAGAACTGGAAGCTTTCTTAAAGCCCATAGAAGATACGGTTCAGCTCACGGCTACTTTCTTAAACAATTCGTCATTTGATATTAAAGACCGGGATCAACTGGAACCGCTTGCTTTTGGCATACTGAACAATCTTTCGCAAATCACCAATTTCATCGTCGCTGACACCCAGGGTAACTTTCTGATGGTCGCCCGGCAGCCGGACAAATCCCTGCACACCAAAATCATCGAGCGCGCCACCGGATCCGCACGGACCACCTGGATCCGTCGGGACCCGGCCGGAAACATGTTGGAAGAAGAGACCTCGGTTGATGATTCCTATGATCCCCGCAACCGCCCCTGGTTTAAGGGGGCTGTCAATCGCCAGGAACCGTATTGGACTGATTTTTATATCTTTTACACCAGCCAAACACACGGCATAACGATTTCTTTGCCGGTTATGAGCAAAAATGATGAACGACTGGGTGTCATCGGTCTGGATATCGAATTAAAAGCGGTCAGCGCCTTTCTCGAGACCCTGAAAATCGGCGAAAACGGCGAGGCCATTATCGTCGATGAAGAGGGTTACATCGTCGCCCATCCGGAGATTGACAAAATGGTGAAAAAGGAAGGCAATGTGTTCAAACCCATCCGGGTTGAAGAACTGGGAGACACAATCTTAAATCGTGCCTTCAGTCGCTTCCGTATCGAGGGGCACGGTCATCGTGATTTGGTTGTTGACAATCGGCGCTATCTGAGTAGCGCTTTCCTGATGCCCCAAAAAACCGGGCTCGACTTATCGGTATTCATTTTTGTACCTGAAGAAGACTTTGTCGGCTTTGTTGCTCGCAACAACCGTAATATTTTACTGATGTCTGTGGGTATCATCATCCTGGCCGCCATTTTGGCGGCTCTGCTGGTATATCAGGCTCTGCGGGCGGAAATCATTGCCCAGCGCGTGCTCGATCGTCAGCATGAACTCGCGGCCCAGAGCCGGGCCTTCTCCGAGCTGTCCTCCAGAGCGGCCGTGTTTGGTACCGGGGATAGTGATTCGTTTCAGGAATTAACCGAGATTGTTGCCAATGCCATCAATTTAAGACGCACCAGTCTGTGGCGTTTTGACGATAACGCCCAAAATTTAAAGTGTATCGATAGTTATGACAGCGAAAGCAATGGGCACACCCAGGGAACGGTACTTTCTCAGGACGAATTTTCAGAATTGTTTGATGTGCTGCAGCACGGTTCCAGCATCAGCACCGGAGACGCAGAAGCGGATAGTCGCTTGACCGCGCTGTTTCAGGCCTATCTGCAACCACTGGGTTGTAGATCTTTGCTGGCAGTACCGATTCGCTATCAGGATTGGACAGCTGGGGCCCTTTGGTTTGAGCAGGAGCGCATGCACCGTGGCTGGCCGGACGAAGATGTCTCATTTGCCTACGCCATTGCCAATATGCTGGCGCTGCGATTTTCAACGGATCGAAAATCGATGCATGAGGCTGACAGCCGCAAAGACAGAGCAACCAGTATCAAAGCGTCAACGGCGCCTGGACCCAAGACCCCCACCGTTGAAAATGACACTCGGTCCGATCGTCAACCGGAAATAGCGGATCTGTTAGGAGAGCAAACAATATCCGTTTCAGAGGACGAAAAAGACAGAGTGTCTTCTTTCTTGGATCGTCTGGCAGCCGGCGGAATTGATGCGCAGAAAACGGCTGCCGACATATTTGCAGATACAACCGTATTGGCATTGCGATTTAGCGATCCCATAACCCTTGCCGGACACAGCGCAGGTGACGAATCAACGACAATCGTTGATCTGCTGGTTGCCTATTTGGAGGAAGCGGCTGCATCGGATGCCATCGATTATGTGAAAATTATGGGCGAGGAGATCATCTGTGCAGCGGGAATTGACAACGACTCGAATAACCATGCCGGTCGCATTGCCGACCTGGCACTATACCTCCAGGATCGCTACAGCAGCCTGTTTGCATCTTTGAACATTCCTATGGAATTTCGTATCGGTATCGACACCGGGACGGCTATGGGCAGCTCCGTGGGGCGCAAACAGAAAACGTACAATATATGGGGCGAGTCGGTTCGGTTTGCATCAAAAATGGCAGAATCCGGCATAGCGGGCGGCATCCAGGTCTCACAAACCACTTATCAGCGATTACAGTCCAGGTACCTATTTCAAATGCGCGGGCGCTATTATTTGCCCCACGTCGGTGAAAGTTCAACCTATCTTCTGACAGGACACATATGA
- a CDS encoding ABC transporter permease codes for MNTEPLNPSYGNDTSRRISRPRWLLASVGAGTIGLWHGPVRFISDAVAVIWQGCRPITWRRSIRNEFMRQCFQVGAQALPFILVSGIFVGFGLVAQSFYWLNVFGSTALFGNFLSLVLVREIAPVLVGLIVIGRSGSTLLVELGTMKTEGQVHMLDAQGIDPFLYLVVPRVLAFSICMFSLSVAFVTLALLAGFVSGVLVGVSQSNFFEFLNRAIGSMGQQTYILFTLKTVIIGFVVALISCKMALSLTGGTARVLELMPRGFAKSALATLVISIALTILFA; via the coding sequence ATGAACACCGAACCGCTTAACCCATCATATGGTAATGATACCTCACGGCGAATATCCAGACCGAGATGGTTGCTCGCAAGCGTGGGTGCGGGGACCATTGGTTTGTGGCATGGGCCGGTGCGATTTATCAGCGATGCCGTGGCAGTTATCTGGCAAGGCTGCCGCCCGATCACCTGGCGGCGTTCGATTCGCAACGAGTTCATGCGTCAGTGTTTTCAGGTAGGCGCCCAGGCGTTACCTTTTATCCTGGTCAGCGGGATATTTGTAGGCTTTGGTCTCGTCGCTCAGTCTTTTTATTGGTTAAACGTCTTTGGCAGCACAGCATTATTCGGCAACTTTTTGTCTTTGGTTCTGGTGCGTGAAATCGCACCGGTACTGGTAGGTCTGATTGTGATCGGTCGCAGCGGATCTACCCTGCTGGTTGAACTGGGCACCATGAAGACCGAAGGTCAGGTCCACATGTTGGATGCTCAGGGAATCGACCCGTTTTTATATCTGGTGGTGCCGCGGGTGCTGGCCTTTAGTATATGTATGTTTTCGCTGTCGGTCGCTTTTGTTACCTTGGCCCTGTTAGCCGGCTTTGTCTCAGGAGTGCTGGTCGGTGTCTCGCAATCAAATTTTTTTGAATTCCTCAATCGTGCCATCGGCTCAATGGGTCAGCAAACATATATATTATTTACTTTGAAGACCGTTATTATTGGATTTGTGGTGGCATTAATATCCTGTAAGATGGCGCTGTCGCTTACCGGTGGCACTGCCAGGGTACTGGAACTCATGCCAAGGGGCTTTGCCAAATCGGCTTTGGCCACCCTGGTCATATCTATTGCACTAACAATATTATTTGCATGA